TGAAAGCATATTAAGCGCGAAACTAACTTCAAGATTAGATTTCCCTATGAGGACACAGAAAGAATATCTGTTTGATAGGTGCAAGGTGGAAGTGTAGCAATACATGGAGCTGAAGCATACTAATAGTCCCATTGCCTTTTTATGTCCTTGTCACCTCTGTTACTGCTTGACAGTAACGCCGGTGATGAGGTAGACTTGACTAGTAATTGGTGTTTATCACCAATGTCAGTTTTTACAACTTACATACCGTGCCCTTTTTGGAACTCTGCTTTGCAGATGACCAAAATGGACATCGAAGCAAGGGTTGATCACACTACTTTTATAGTAGAACCAGTGATCTCAAGCCTTGCTTCGGTGCCCATGGCGCTGAGGAAATACCTGTTCCCATTCCGAACACAGAAGTCAAGCTCAGCAGCGGCGATTATACTGCCAAAAGTGGGAAACTAGCACGGTGCCGAATTATAAAAAGGACTTCCGAATAGGAAGTCCTTTTTCTTTGGCTTAAACCGCTTATGCTATTAATAAAAAGTACCCCCTATCTCCGCGTCTACAGGACTTATTGATATAAGATGAGTACATACTCATCTTTGGAACAAACAAGCTATCGTAGGCTTGTGAGACGTCTTATACAGGTGTTCCCTTGGGGCGATAGAATATAAAACGACCACTCTTATGGGGGTGGTCGTTTAGTTTGAGTCAGGTTTTTAGGGCTCAAACAGGTGCGTACTCTATAGTATCGCATCAGATGGATATAGGCAATATTATGAATACAATAATATAACGCTCATGTAAATATTGACAAAAAGCATAAGCTATGCTATATTAGAGTACATACACATATCACGTGTGAGGTAATAAAGGAGAACTATTCCTATGGCAGGAACTAAAACTGGTGGCCAGAAGGCTGCTGCTAAGAACTTGGCAAAAGACCCTGACTTTTACGCTAAAATTGGCGCTAAAGGTGGCCGTAATGGTAGTACGGGTGGTTTTGCCGCTAACCCAGCCCTGGCTCGTATTGCCGGCGCTAAGGGTGGCCGTATCTCTCGCCGTAAAAAAGCGAACACTACGGTCGCAACGACAACTTCTGATGAAGATATAGCACAGGCCGCTTAAGCGGAACCAGTTATAAAATTAAATATCGCCTCGTTAGAGAGGCGATATTTAATTTGTCGTAATTTTATAACGTCGCAGTGCGCATATACGGGCTTCATTGACTTGCCAGTGAGCGTGGCAAGCTACGCACTTATATTCAGCTGTTTTTATTTGAATTCCCGTAGCGCTGCATTGGGGACATAAGCTTCGCGCATGGAGCCAATCACGGTAGGTATCCAGGGAGTCTTCTACGAAATCATCTGGTATGGTTACTTCGTAAAAAGGTGCGAGGTGAGTCTGTGCGTATTGCCAAGCAGCGCGTTCCATCTTGATTAGCTCTATGTCGCGGGTATACGAAGCATGTTCTAAAACGGCGTGCGCCACTTCGTGGAGTAGCGAACTGGTATCGTCTGTATCCTTAGGATAGGTGATCGTTTCGTTCTCTGGTGACCAATGGAACTCGTTGCGAGCGTCAAAAAGTAGGTCAGGATAAGCCGACTGTAGTCTATTTATCAGTAAGGTAATCGATTGCATAGTAATAGCATCCGTACACGACGGCCATTTCGGGGTGTTTTGCTTGCCTGAATTTAGGGCAGGGAATGTGCGGAGGTAGTTTCTCTCGTAGAATGGCTTTTAGTTGGTCGTCGTACTGCTTAAAATAAGTACCGATACTACCACCAATAATGATGGTATCTGGCTGTAGGAGTGGTACGATCGCGAGAAACCCTCGGCTGATTCTATCGGCAATCTGATTCCAAGTTCGCTTGCTTGTAATGTCGCGAGCGTACTTGCCATACACCTCTACAATGGCGTGACCAGAGGCAAAACGCTCCCACTCCTGCACTAATCCATCGTATTCAACGAGCATACGTCCGCCTTCGCTATAGCGAAGACCGGGATCGATTTTGCCATTTGTAGTAATACCTGTGCCGATACCAGTACTAATCGTGACATAGAGAGATGAGATTGGCATTGGCGTTAATACGCGAGTCTCAGCTAGTCCAGCCAGATTAGCATCGTTTTCTATAAACACGGGAGCATTGCCAAAGACTCCTGAGAGAGCCTTTTGTGCGGTGAAGTTTTTCCAGCCTAAATTATTACACCATATGGCCACACCATCTTTAATAATGCCGGGTAGTGCAACCACGACGGCTTCTATCTTTTCGCCTCCATAGGTTTCTTGCAATGTGCGGCGCAAAAGAGCTACATATTCAGCTTCTCGACGAGGTGTCGGAAACTTTATGGTTTTACCTAGCGTTCCATCGCGCTTGAAGCCGGCGATGAGCGTTTTTGTGGCCCCTGTATCTACCGCTACTAACATATTCGTAGTTTAGCATACAATTCACGAGTTGCGCCTTTGCCTATAAAAAGTTATAGTAAAGAAAAGTAAGTGAGGGAATAACAGATATGACACGAACAAATCAGGGTGGTTCGGTGTTGAGCTTTGTGATCGTCGCGCTTGTACTGGCTGGTTTGCTTATTGGTGGAGCATATACGATACGCAAACTTACCACGCAATCTGATCAGGCACAGTCGCCGCCAGCACCTGCCCAGCAGGATAAAACGCCTGATACGAATAAATCACAGCAAGGTGCTTCAAACACAAGCGATCAGCCGCAGGCTACGACGCCTCAATCTAGTACGCAGACACAAAGCACGAGTCCGGCCCGGTTACCGCAAACGGGACCTAGGGAGCTTATAGGAAGTATCGTTGCCGTAGCCGCCCTTAGTGGTATGGCGGTATCGTATGCTCGTTCGCGTCGGCCAGAGCTCTCGCTTTGACTTTTTACCTCTATATGAGGTACAATAGGAGGTAATCTAGGTGCACTATTTAAGCGTGTCTCCAGAAATATCAATTAAGGAAGGAGTCTTTTAAGACTTATGGCAACAAAAGCCGCAATAACAATGGATGATTTGCTCGCTTCTCACGAAGACAGCGTCAAGCAAATAACAGCAGGAGAAATGGTAACAGGTACGGTTCTTTCACTTCGTAAACACGAAGTACTGATCGACCTTGGCGCTCAGGGTGTTGGTTACGTACCACGCCGCGAGGTTGGGTTCTCTCGTGCACTTAAAGAAGGTGATGAAGTCACTGCAAGCGTTGTCGACGCTGAACTCGACAACGGTTACTCGCTCCTCTCACTTCGTAAGGCTGCTAAGGATCGTGGCTGGGAAGAAGTAGCTGCAAAGATGGAGACTGGCGACATTATCGAAGTCTCACCATACGATGCAAATCGTGGTGGTCTACTTGTAGAGTTTGAAGGTGTCCGTGGATTCCTACCAGTTTCGCAATTGTCAGCTGAACACTACCCACGTGTTGGTTCAAGCGACAAAGATGAAATCCTCCAGCGCCTGAATGCTCTTGTTGGTCAAAATCTTAAGGTTCGTATCCTTGATAGCGACCGCAAAGCTAACAAGCTTATCTTTAGTGAAAAAGAAGCTGTTAAAGAAGGCCTCGCTGAGCGCTTTGAAAAACTTAAGGTTGGCGATACTGTTTCTGGTGTTGTAACCGGCGTCGTAGACTTCGGCGTATTTGTAAACGTTGAAGGTATCGAAGGTCTTGTGCACATCTCAGAAATCAGCTGGGAGCGTGTGAACAACCCAAGCGACTATGTAAAGGTTGGTCAAACAATCGAAGCTAAGATTATTTCAATCGACAAAGATCGTTTGAGCCTTAGTATCAAGCAGCTTACCAAAGACCCATGGCTCGATGAAGTTGAGCAGTTCAAGGCTGGCGACAAAGTTGAAGGTACGGTTACTCGTATCACTCCGTTTGGCGCATTCGTGCAGATTAGCCCTGCTGTTGAAGCCCTCGTGCACATCAGTGAACTTGGTGACGGTAATGATGTAGACCCTGAGAAGGTCTTTACCCTGAACGAGCGCAAGAGCTTTACTGTTCTTGATATCGACAAGGACAATCGCAAGATCTCTTTGAGCCTTGCTGACAAGAAAAAATAAACCTTCCTATGTAATTTACAAGGAACTACGTTCGCCCAAGAGGTGGCGGGCAGAAAGGAGCTACGCATGAGCCAAGAAAAAGTACTTGTTGTCTCTGACTCGATTACTGTTGGCGAATTGGCTGAAACGCTCAATTTGCCTGTCACCACTTTGATTGGCGAGCTTTTTAAGAACGGTATCGTTGCAACAATTAACCAACGAATCGATTTTGAAACAGCAACTATCATTGTAGAAGAGCTCGGTCTCGACGTGACGCTCGAAAAACGCGAAAACTCACAAACAGTTGAGCGTAAAGTTCATCAATTATCAGATAAGGCTGTTGACCGTCCACCTATCGTGGCAGTCATGGGTCATGTTGACCATGGTAAAACTAGCCTTTTAGACGCCATTCTCGGTACAAAAACGACCGAAGGTGAAGCAGGCGGTATTACCCAGCACATTAGTGCTTATCAGACGGTTCGCAAAAACCGTTCTATTACTCTACTCGATACACCAGGTCACGAGGCGTTCGCTGCGCTACGTCAACATGGCGCGACGCTTACTGACGTTGTCGTTATCGTTGTAGCGGCTGACGATGGTGTAAAGCCACAGACAGTGGAGGCTATCCGCTTTGCCCAGAATGCCAACGCTAAAATTGTTGTTGCTATTAACAAGATGGATAAAGAAACCGCTAATCCTCAGATGGTTAAAACGCAGCTTGCAACCGAGCATCACCTTAACCCAGAAGAATGGGGTGGTGATACGGTGATGGTTGAGGTAAGCGCAAAAACTGGCCAAAATATCGACAAATTACTTGATATGGTCCTTTTGGTAGCTGACCTTGAAGAGCTTAAAGCGGATATCGACGTCCCTGCGGAAGGTCTTGTTATCGAATCTCACATGGAGACTGGTCGTGGTGCTGTAGTCGGTCTGCTCGTACAGCAGGGTAAGCTTAAACCAGGTCATTTCTTAGTTGCCGGCACTGCTTATGGTAAAATCCGCACACTTCTTGACTTTAAAGGCCGCACACTTAAAGAGGCTGGTCCATCAACTCCGGTAACGGTAACTGGTTTTAAAGAACTACCTCAGTTTGGCGATGTCTTTGTGATCGTTAAGAACGAAAAAGAAGCTCGTCACGCCTCGGAGCGTGCTCGTATTGATCGTGAAAAGAGCGCGGCAACCACTAACGTAACGGGCGCTGACCTTCTTAAGATGATGAATCAAAAGCATGATACCCAAGAGGTGAATGTCATCGTGAAGGCCGACGTGCAGGGGTCTCTGACGTCTGTAATGGACAGCCTTCGTCTCGTTGATACCGGCGGGGAAGTTAATATGCGCATTATCGGCAGCGGAGTCGGTAATATCTCTGAAAACGACATTCGTCTTGCTGAAGGTGATAACACTATTATCTATGGTTTTAACGTTGAGCTTTCACCAGCCGTAAAGCGCTTGGCTATGCGCGAAAAAATCCAAGTACGTCTCTTCAAAGTTATCTACGAACTGCTTGACGATGCTCGCCAGTCTATGGAAGCATTGCTTGCTCCAGAGGTTGTTGAGACTGAACTCGGGAAATTGACCATCAAAGGTATTTTCCGTACGATGAAAGATCAGATTATTGCCGGTGGTGAAGTCACGAGCGGTAAAGCTGTACCTAATGTGCTTGCTCGTGTAAAACGTGGTGATGAACAAGTTTCAGAGGTAGAAGTCTTGAGCGTTCAACGCCAGCAGCAAGAAGCAAAAGAAGTCTTTGAAGGCGAAATGTGTGGTCTTTCGCTAAAAATCGAGAAAAAATTCCAACTTGAAGAGGGTGACAAGCTCGAGTTCTTTACCCGTGAACTTGTAAAAAGAACGCTTAAGTAGGTATAAATAATAGCTCGTCCGAATGCTCCGATATCTCGGAGCATTTTTGGTTACCATTTTGAGTCGCTTATACTTGACTTAACAGAG
This sequence is a window from Candidatus Chromulinivoraceae bacterium. Protein-coding genes within it:
- a CDS encoding ROK family protein, giving the protein MLVAVDTGATKTLIAGFKRDGTLGKTIKFPTPRREAEYVALLRRTLQETYGGEKIEAVVVALPGIIKDGVAIWCNNLGWKNFTAQKALSGVFGNAPVFIENDANLAGLAETRVLTPMPISSLYVTISTGIGTGITTNGKIDPGLRYSEGGRMLVEYDGLVQEWERFASGHAIVEVYGKYARDITSKRTWNQIADRISRGFLAIVPLLQPDTIIIGGSIGTYFKQYDDQLKAILREKLPPHIPCPKFRQAKHPEMAVVYGCYYYAIDYLTDK
- a CDS encoding S1 RNA-binding domain-containing protein, whose amino-acid sequence is MATKAAITMDDLLASHEDSVKQITAGEMVTGTVLSLRKHEVLIDLGAQGVGYVPRREVGFSRALKEGDEVTASVVDAELDNGYSLLSLRKAAKDRGWEEVAAKMETGDIIEVSPYDANRGGLLVEFEGVRGFLPVSQLSAEHYPRVGSSDKDEILQRLNALVGQNLKVRILDSDRKANKLIFSEKEAVKEGLAERFEKLKVGDTVSGVVTGVVDFGVFVNVEGIEGLVHISEISWERVNNPSDYVKVGQTIEAKIISIDKDRLSLSIKQLTKDPWLDEVEQFKAGDKVEGTVTRITPFGAFVQISPAVEALVHISELGDGNDVDPEKVFTLNERKSFTVLDIDKDNRKISLSLADKKK
- the infB gene encoding translation initiation factor IF-2 codes for the protein MSQEKVLVVSDSITVGELAETLNLPVTTLIGELFKNGIVATINQRIDFETATIIVEELGLDVTLEKRENSQTVERKVHQLSDKAVDRPPIVAVMGHVDHGKTSLLDAILGTKTTEGEAGGITQHISAYQTVRKNRSITLLDTPGHEAFAALRQHGATLTDVVVIVVAADDGVKPQTVEAIRFAQNANAKIVVAINKMDKETANPQMVKTQLATEHHLNPEEWGGDTVMVEVSAKTGQNIDKLLDMVLLVADLEELKADIDVPAEGLVIESHMETGRGAVVGLLVQQGKLKPGHFLVAGTAYGKIRTLLDFKGRTLKEAGPSTPVTVTGFKELPQFGDVFVIVKNEKEARHASERARIDREKSAATTNVTGADLLKMMNQKHDTQEVNVIVKADVQGSLTSVMDSLRLVDTGGEVNMRIIGSGVGNISENDIRLAEGDNTIIYGFNVELSPAVKRLAMREKIQVRLFKVIYELLDDARQSMEALLAPEVVETELGKLTIKGIFRTMKDQIIAGGEVTSGKAVPNVLARVKRGDEQVSEVEVLSVQRQQQEAKEVFEGEMCGLSLKIEKKFQLEEGDKLEFFTRELVKRTLK